Proteins encoded within one genomic window of Nilaparvata lugens isolate BPH chromosome 11, ASM1435652v1, whole genome shotgun sequence:
- the LOC120353654 gene encoding uncharacterized protein LOC120353654 — MAGRSDALTTEEIANILDGSFFEGELCSDNEDGLEESGHDSVSEIFGDDSDKDPDFVPNEPQQRDESADAYDSSENDEESHNEIVQPVNDEDDPAIRLAGRAVVLISSMHHDGVILNDREGKLPEIIDFYNITKVGVDSLDQKCAQFSVSRRTQRWPMTVCPDLAPSDFHLFPKMKTWLATQRFDDDADLRKGVTDWLASQFYDTGISKLVHRYDKKCLNLFGDNVEK; from the exons ATGGCTGGGAGATCTGATGCTTTGACGACTGAAGAGATAGCAAATATTTTAGATGGGAGTTTTTTTGAAGGTGAGTTATGCTCTGACAATGAAGATGGTTTGGAAGAAAGTGGCCATGACAGTGTATCAGAAATATTTGGTGATGATTCTGATAAAGATCCGGATTTTGTACCAAATGAACCACAACAAAGAGATGAATCAGCAGATGCTTATGATAGTTCCGAAAATGATGAAGAATCACACAATGAAATCGTTCAACCCGTGAATGATGAAGATGATCCTGCAATTAGATTAGCTGGAAG GGCAGTAGTACTCATCTCTTCGATGCATCATGATGGAGTAATTCTGAACGACCGTGAAGGCAAACTTCCAGAAATTATTGACTTCTACAACATAACAAAAGTGGGAGTAGACTCCTTGGACCAAAAATGTGCGCAGTTTTCCGTCAGTCGTCGCACTCAGAGGTGGCCTATGACAGTTTG TCCGGACCTGGCGCCTAGTGATTTCCACTTATTCCCGAAGATGAAGACTTGGCTTGCAACACAGCGCTTCGATGACGACGCAGATCTCCGCAAGGGCGTGACTGACTGGCTGGCGTCACAATTCTATGACACGGGAATTTCAAAGCTAGTTCACCGATATGACAAAAAATGTCTAAATTTGTTTGGCGATAATGTCGAAAAATAG